From the Spiroplasma alleghenense genome, one window contains:
- a CDS encoding FMN-dependent NADH-azoreductase, with product MKNKILVINGSVSPIEKSFSVALTNLFIDEYKKNDPEAEFIHLDLNTNEMAGKTLTRENMGTYFNEKDSMAYIEQLKDVNKVIIGCPMNNFNVSGIVKNYLEHVLLANQTFSYKYSKKGDAIGLLKHLKVQILTTQGAPFGWYLFGNHTEFLKGTWEFMGAQVNSPVLLAGTKVAPVNAMDPKAAALTVKDEVIKAAKSF from the coding sequence ATGAAGAATAAAATTTTAGTAATAAATGGTTCAGTTAGTCCTATTGAAAAATCATTTTCTGTCGCATTAACAAATCTATTTATTGATGAGTACAAAAAAAACGATCCCGAGGCAGAGTTTATTCATTTAGACTTGAACACAAATGAAATGGCTGGAAAAACACTTACAAGAGAAAATATGGGAACCTACTTTAACGAAAAAGATAGTATGGCTTATATTGAACAATTAAAGGATGTAAATAAGGTTATAATTGGTTGTCCAATGAATAACTTCAACGTTTCTGGAATTGTTAAAAACTATTTAGAACATGTATTATTGGCAAATCAAACTTTTTCTTATAAATATTCAAAAAAAGGAGATGCTATTGGTCTTCTAAAGCACTTGAAGGTTCAGATTTTAACTACCCAAGGAGCTCCATTTGGTTGATATCTGTTTGGTAACCACACCGAGTTTTTAAAAGGAACTTGAGAATTTATGGGGGCACAAGTTAACTCACCAGTTTTACTCGCAGGTACAAAAGTGGCTCCAGTAAATGCTATGGATCCTAAGGCAGCAGCCTTAACTGTTAAAGACGAAGTTATCAAAGCAGCTAAAAGCTTTTAA